A part of Pirellulaceae bacterium genomic DNA contains:
- a CDS encoding BatA domain-containing protein, with amino-acid sequence MSGWPIGGQRLSLGWFASYHVVDMQFLYSPLTWGFLLVGVPILVHLINLLRYRRQRWAAMEFLLESYRRNRRWVLLKQWLLLMSRMLAMMLLVMLLAKWVSSAQWLSWLGGKTTHHYVLLDDSYSMGSLQLQGETAYQRALKALAGLTRDIANQPGEHQITLLRWSRAALALGQMPATEARPQNDSNQIAGDQSVAPSGNAARSLETIVAQPPTEVSAVIGQMNLAADLSAQTVPGDPSRLLDRLTATEPTALQLAPESAIELIEPAITAQPDELSIVYFLTDLRRSQFADAQSLRRRLLPLSQRGVAIHVVDCADSMGENLSLVSLVPEQEVWAIGVPLMAQVVVRNQTSQPAKNVVVKIRQVSYRHGDVAPSADQEYSGVTLELPPVVIESIGPGQSVTRQFQVVFPTAGQHIIEATLPDDALAADNRRHCVLDIHQSQRVLLIDGDALRSNAFYFQSVIQPGERLQTGISFDQFDASFLRDAAAERLLEYDVIALLDIPRLDPQAISKLEEYRDAGGGVLIMCGPNTNLQFANEQLYRGGEGLLPVQLQSIEEVPEVVSSRGPQVVATEHPILSPLSKLSSNPFFALRIRRYLRTLPATLQSPGLEVVAFGPDLGPLVIDSTRGAGHVVTILTGMSSEWSTWAQDPTFVVMALRSLGYLGSFRRPPTEAPVGTELKMVVVDSTILPQGDILLPGSSGRRIRLQRPIEWNAEQTVAQLTLPIDLQVSDRNLLDAALRPGVIESWMTASDGSLRLHNQVRNVAPEEGDLERIGHQELARQFAGVNLKIRDSGALSSGLNSRETSQSSLLLFLLVALLLAEQMLAYSASYHARPVRSAKLQMLPNQGVGQ; translated from the coding sequence ATGAGTGGTTGGCCGATCGGTGGCCAACGACTTTCGCTAGGATGGTTCGCAAGTTATCACGTCGTCGACATGCAGTTCTTGTATTCGCCATTAACATGGGGCTTCTTGCTGGTTGGTGTTCCCATTTTGGTGCATCTGATCAACCTGCTACGATATCGGCGACAGCGTTGGGCGGCGATGGAGTTTCTGCTGGAGAGTTACCGTCGCAACCGACGTTGGGTGTTGCTCAAGCAATGGCTGTTGCTGATGTCTCGAATGTTGGCCATGATGCTGCTGGTTATGCTGCTGGCCAAATGGGTTAGCAGTGCGCAGTGGCTCAGTTGGCTGGGAGGAAAGACCACGCATCATTATGTCCTGTTGGACGATAGCTATTCGATGGGCAGTTTGCAATTGCAAGGCGAAACGGCTTATCAGCGGGCGCTCAAGGCGTTGGCGGGACTGACTCGGGACATTGCCAATCAACCGGGCGAACATCAGATCACGTTGTTACGTTGGAGTAGAGCGGCGCTGGCCCTTGGGCAAATGCCTGCGACAGAAGCCCGGCCTCAGAATGATTCAAACCAAATTGCTGGAGACCAATCTGTTGCCCCGTCAGGCAATGCGGCTAGAAGTTTAGAAACCATAGTCGCGCAACCTCCGACCGAAGTCAGCGCTGTAATTGGGCAAATGAATCTGGCCGCAGACCTGTCAGCCCAAACCGTTCCTGGCGACCCCAGCCGGCTGCTGGATCGGCTGACAGCGACCGAGCCGACAGCCTTGCAATTAGCCCCAGAGTCAGCGATTGAACTTATCGAACCCGCCATCACGGCTCAGCCTGATGAATTGTCAATCGTCTATTTTCTGACCGACCTGAGACGAAGTCAATTTGCCGACGCTCAATCGCTTCGTCGGCGGTTGTTGCCGCTGTCGCAAAGAGGGGTTGCGATCCATGTGGTCGACTGTGCTGATTCCATGGGCGAGAATTTGTCGCTGGTATCGCTAGTTCCCGAGCAGGAAGTGTGGGCGATCGGTGTGCCGCTGATGGCCCAAGTTGTTGTGCGTAACCAGACAAGCCAACCTGCTAAGAACGTAGTGGTCAAAATACGACAAGTCAGCTATCGGCATGGTGACGTGGCTCCCAGCGCCGATCAAGAGTATTCCGGGGTCACACTGGAGCTACCGCCGGTCGTCATCGAGTCAATTGGCCCAGGCCAGTCGGTAACACGACAGTTTCAGGTTGTCTTTCCCACAGCTGGCCAACACATCATTGAAGCCACTTTGCCCGATGATGCGTTGGCGGCTGACAATCGAAGGCACTGCGTGTTGGATATTCATCAATCGCAGCGAGTGTTGTTAATTGACGGAGATGCGCTGCGCTCAAATGCCTTTTATTTTCAATCGGTCATACAGCCGGGCGAACGATTGCAGACTGGAATTAGCTTTGATCAATTCGACGCTTCGTTTTTGCGAGATGCCGCTGCAGAACGCTTGTTGGAATATGATGTTATTGCATTGCTGGACATCCCCAGACTGGATCCACAAGCGATTTCCAAATTGGAGGAATATCGCGATGCCGGTGGTGGGGTGCTGATTATGTGCGGCCCAAATACAAACCTGCAATTCGCCAACGAGCAACTGTATCGCGGCGGCGAAGGGCTGCTGCCGGTGCAGTTGCAGTCGATTGAAGAGGTGCCAGAGGTGGTTTCATCTCGCGGACCGCAAGTTGTGGCCACAGAGCACCCGATCTTGTCTCCACTGAGCAAGCTATCCAGCAATCCCTTTTTTGCATTACGGATCCGCCGCTATCTTCGCACGCTGCCTGCAACATTACAGTCGCCTGGCCTGGAGGTTGTAGCCTTCGGGCCAGACCTTGGTCCGCTGGTCATTGACAGCACGCGCGGCGCTGGCCATGTTGTCACGATCTTAACAGGCATGTCATCAGAGTGGAGCACGTGGGCTCAGGATCCGACTTTTGTGGTCATGGCGCTTCGATCCTTGGGATATTTGGGCAGTTTTCGGCGACCGCCAACCGAAGCGCCTGTGGGCACTGAACTGAAGATGGTTGTTGTCGATTCGACGATTCTGCCGCAAGGTGATATTCTTTTGCCCGGCAGCTCTGGACGCCGCATTCGGCTCCAGCGGCCCATCGAGTGGAATGCGGAGCAAACGGTCGCGCAGCTCACGCTGCCAATCGACTTGCAAGTGTCGGATCGCAATTTGCTGGATGCGGCTCTGCGCCCAGGCGTAATTGAGAGCTGGATGACGGCCAGTGACGGATCGCTGCGTTTGCACAACCAAGTTCGCAATGTCGCACCCGAGGAAGGTGATCTGGAAAGGATTGGTCATCAGGAATTGGCTAGGCAGTTTGCTGGCGTCAACTTAAAGATTCGCGATAGCGGAGCTTTGTCCAGCGGATTGAATTCGCGAGAGACATCGCAGAGCAGCCTATTGCTGTTTCTGTTGGTAGCATTATTACTGGCCGAACAAATGTTGGCTTATTCGGCTAGCTATCACGCCCGCCCCGTACGATCGGCCAAGCTGCAGATGTTGCCGAACCAGGGGGTGGGACAATGA
- a CDS encoding VWA domain-containing protein gives MIAPLVDSLRVITLIETRSLFLAQSRDVYQWVRLEQLDQWWHWLLLGLIVLLVVAHVVQWYKWDGLQLPAPVRWALLWLRLVALIGILLYFFQLDKRTEQRIVRPSRVAVLVDTSLSMTAPGTPSPSGVPASVNRSEEMAEMLTQSPLLKQLTDGHQVTVYRFDQAQRPTALVALDRQSATADDVANESVADSSRRPIWISLTAARWLVLASTALGVVAALSIALALLAHALGASQWRPGPWMLLAGSCLAPIALVLGAWGVVPNSQYTLASLWSLAAPKNVTADTTSAVRGTDSPTAQSASGNDQPGLTPAATTAIDWSTVLQPVGVESRIGDSLRWILDHETGNPLAGIILVTDGRSNAGVDPRAVVPAAQTARVPLYIIGVGSDQRPANLQLVELDMPRRLYPGDRFSVSALIDSVGFQGQFVQVQFLSGRKQDDIQAMQIETEATAQIPTDGSLVTVSVELSPKAVGQWKYMARITPLPGEAHPDDNAALAEAEVIERQNRVLIIAGGPLREYQFVRNLLYRDQDVQSHVLLQSGDSGTSQEAQQILSEFPADRGALSQYDAILALDADWTRVPEAALQAMEKWVAEQAGGLLMVAGSVETPKWLARSASGTRSQILRDLSPVILDVRGSALLAAGRVEGESTWPLLISPDGRQTEFLWLTDEPTSSLELWQSFSGVHTFYSAYQLKPGAKALAYFSDPTSAAGGQQPIYLASQFYGAGRVVFQGGSEMWRLRSLGDQYFDRYYTKLVRWISQGRLLLDSDRGVLLMDREEAVQGEQVSVRAVLKNERYEPLVQSEVVARLVDPQGLNIPLVLRPLADGSQPGVYSGQFPVLSVGTYRIQLQLGGLSSNEILRTQLQARVPKLELQNAQRHDALLSQLANDTGGRYWPGVAAAIQPIENGQLDLVAAIASQDQVAYSPGVSEREFQLRWLGWLMSLIASSLSLEWLSRRVYRLA, from the coding sequence ATGATTGCTCCGCTGGTCGATTCACTCCGAGTCATAACTCTCATAGAGACGCGCAGCCTATTTCTGGCGCAGTCGCGCGACGTTTATCAGTGGGTCCGATTAGAGCAACTTGACCAGTGGTGGCATTGGCTTTTACTGGGGCTGATCGTCCTGTTGGTGGTCGCTCATGTTGTTCAGTGGTACAAGTGGGACGGATTACAATTGCCCGCTCCGGTCCGCTGGGCGTTATTGTGGCTGCGCTTGGTGGCATTGATTGGCATACTGCTCTATTTTTTTCAACTGGACAAGCGTACCGAACAGCGTATCGTCCGCCCCTCGCGCGTGGCCGTATTGGTCGATACCAGCCTAAGCATGACCGCGCCTGGAACGCCGTCGCCATCGGGCGTGCCTGCCAGCGTGAATCGCAGCGAAGAGATGGCTGAGATGCTGACACAGTCGCCGCTGCTCAAACAATTGACTGACGGACATCAGGTGACGGTCTACCGCTTCGATCAAGCCCAACGCCCAACCGCATTGGTGGCATTGGATCGACAGAGTGCCACAGCAGACGATGTAGCGAACGAATCCGTAGCAGATTCCAGCAGAAGACCAATTTGGATCAGTCTAACGGCTGCGCGCTGGTTAGTCCTGGCTTCTACTGCTTTGGGTGTAGTTGCCGCTTTGTCGATTGCGCTGGCACTGTTAGCTCATGCGCTCGGAGCTAGCCAGTGGCGTCCTGGTCCATGGATGCTGTTGGCTGGCAGTTGTCTGGCGCCGATCGCGCTCGTCCTAGGGGCTTGGGGTGTGGTTCCAAATTCTCAGTACACGTTAGCTAGTCTCTGGAGTCTGGCTGCGCCTAAGAATGTGACCGCAGATACAACGTCAGCTGTTCGCGGAACGGATTCCCCCACCGCTCAGTCCGCCAGCGGCAATGATCAACCGGGGCTGACTCCCGCAGCAACGACAGCGATCGATTGGTCCACGGTACTGCAACCCGTTGGCGTGGAATCTAGAATTGGCGATTCATTGCGTTGGATCTTGGATCATGAGACCGGTAATCCGTTGGCTGGGATTATCTTAGTTACCGATGGCCGCAGCAACGCCGGAGTCGATCCGCGGGCGGTAGTGCCGGCGGCCCAGACTGCCCGCGTACCGCTGTACATTATTGGAGTTGGCTCCGATCAGCGTCCAGCCAATTTGCAACTCGTCGAACTGGACATGCCACGTCGTCTCTACCCTGGTGATCGCTTTTCAGTTTCTGCCCTAATCGACTCGGTTGGATTCCAGGGACAATTTGTTCAAGTGCAGTTTCTGTCGGGGCGTAAGCAGGACGATATTCAGGCGATGCAGATCGAGACCGAGGCGACAGCCCAAATACCCACGGATGGTTCATTGGTAACGGTGTCCGTTGAATTGTCACCTAAAGCCGTTGGCCAATGGAAATACATGGCTCGTATCACACCGCTGCCAGGCGAAGCACATCCAGACGACAACGCCGCGCTAGCCGAAGCGGAAGTAATCGAGCGACAAAATCGCGTGCTGATCATAGCCGGCGGTCCGCTGCGCGAGTATCAGTTTGTTCGCAATCTGCTCTATCGCGACCAAGATGTGCAGTCACATGTTCTGTTGCAGTCGGGCGATAGCGGCACTTCGCAGGAAGCTCAACAGATTCTGAGCGAGTTCCCGGCCGATCGCGGCGCCCTATCACAATACGACGCGATTTTAGCGCTGGATGCGGATTGGACTCGCGTGCCCGAAGCGGCCTTACAGGCCATGGAAAAATGGGTCGCCGAACAAGCCGGTGGATTATTGATGGTGGCTGGATCTGTGGAAACACCAAAATGGCTGGCGCGATCTGCCAGCGGCACACGCTCGCAGATTCTGCGTGATTTGTCGCCGGTCATTCTGGATGTCCGTGGAAGTGCGCTGTTGGCGGCTGGCAGAGTAGAAGGCGAGTCGACCTGGCCACTTTTGATTAGCCCCGACGGTCGTCAAACCGAGTTTCTGTGGTTGACCGATGAGCCGACTAGCAGCCTGGAGTTGTGGCAGTCATTTTCTGGGGTCCATACGTTTTACTCTGCCTATCAGCTGAAGCCCGGCGCTAAAGCGCTAGCCTATTTCTCGGATCCCACATCGGCAGCCGGTGGACAACAACCTATTTACCTGGCGAGCCAGTTTTACGGCGCCGGCCGGGTGGTCTTTCAAGGTGGCAGCGAAATGTGGCGGCTGCGCAGCTTGGGCGACCAGTACTTTGACCGGTATTACACCAAGCTGGTGCGTTGGATTTCTCAAGGCCGACTTTTATTGGACTCGGATCGGGGCGTCTTGCTCATGGATCGTGAAGAGGCGGTGCAGGGCGAGCAGGTGAGCGTTCGCGCTGTACTTAAAAACGAGCGTTACGAACCTCTGGTGCAAAGCGAAGTTGTGGCCAGGCTGGTGGATCCTCAAGGCCTAAACATTCCGCTCGTGCTCAGGCCGCTAGCTGATGGTTCTCAACCCGGCGTTTACTCTGGGCAATTTCCGGTGTTAAGCGTCGGTACCTACCGTATTCAACTGCAGCTTGGCGGCTTGTCTTCCAACGAAATCCTACGCACACAATTGCAGGCTCGCGTGCCCAAGCTGGAGTTGCAGAACGCCCAACGGCATGATGCTTTATTAAGTCAACTGGCCAACGACACCGGCGGCAGGTACTGGCCGGGAGTCGCCGCAGCGATTCAGCCCATCGAAAACGGCCAATTGGATTTGGTCGCTGCCATCGCCTCGCAGGATCAAGTCGCTTATTCCCCCGGAGTATCCGAGCGCGAGTTTCAACTGAGGTGGTTAGGTTGGCTAATGTCGCTGATCGCCAGTAGCTTATCTTTGGAGTGGTTGTCGCGACGCGTCTATCGGTTAGCTTAA
- a CDS encoding aminopeptidase — translation MDARYQQLAELLIDYSTELQPGERVLIEAFDIPEEMVIALVRTAQAAGGHPLVSLRNNRVMRALNESASEENLAVWADCDRFRMAKMQAYIGLRGSHNVSEMSGVSSQQMQLVSRMYARPVHFEQRVNHTKWCVLRWPTPSMAQLAEMSTAAFEEFYFRVCTLDYASMDKACCVLQAQMQQTDRVHIRGPGATDLTFSIKGIPVKRCCGRRNIPDGECFTAPVRDSVEGVIEYNTPTIYNGLTFHNIRLEFARGRIVKATAAGDSQRLETILNADEGARYIGEFAIAFNPYILQPMKDILFDEKIAGSLHFTPGNSYEDAGNGNRSEIHWDLVLIQRPEYGGGSIDFDGQTIRRDGLFVPESLQGLNPSALTSQSRGGHTGQ, via the coding sequence ATGGACGCAAGATATCAACAGTTGGCTGAGTTGCTCATCGATTACTCGACAGAGCTACAGCCGGGCGAGCGCGTGCTAATCGAAGCGTTCGATATTCCGGAAGAGATGGTCATTGCGCTGGTGCGAACGGCACAGGCGGCCGGTGGCCATCCGCTTGTATCGCTGCGCAATAATCGTGTCATGCGAGCACTGAACGAATCGGCCAGCGAGGAGAATCTGGCGGTGTGGGCTGATTGTGACCGCTTCCGGATGGCAAAAATGCAAGCCTACATTGGGCTGCGCGGCTCGCACAATGTCAGTGAAATGTCAGGAGTCAGCAGCCAACAGATGCAGCTGGTTAGCCGCATGTACGCGCGGCCTGTGCACTTTGAGCAGCGAGTCAATCATACCAAGTGGTGTGTGCTCCGTTGGCCGACACCCAGTATGGCTCAATTGGCCGAAATGAGTACCGCAGCATTTGAGGAATTCTACTTTCGCGTCTGTACGTTGGATTATGCAAGTATGGATAAGGCGTGTTGCGTACTTCAAGCGCAGATGCAACAGACCGACCGGGTGCACATTCGTGGGCCAGGTGCCACAGACCTGACTTTCTCAATCAAAGGCATTCCCGTCAAACGCTGTTGCGGGCGTAGAAACATTCCTGATGGCGAGTGCTTCACTGCGCCAGTGCGCGATAGCGTCGAGGGCGTAATCGAATACAACACGCCTACGATTTACAACGGTCTGACATTTCACAACATACGGTTAGAGTTCGCGCGAGGTCGGATCGTGAAGGCCACGGCCGCTGGTGACTCTCAGCGGCTCGAGACAATACTGAATGCTGATGAAGGTGCACGCTACATTGGGGAATTTGCGATCGCATTTAATCCGTATATCCTGCAACCGATGAAAGACATTCTATTCGATGAAAAGATCGCCGGTTCGCTGCACTTCACACCTGGCAATTCGTACGAAGATGCGGGTAACGGCAATCGATCTGAGATTCATTGGGATTTGGTGCTCATCCAGCGGCCTGAATATGGGGGCGGCAGCATCGACTTTGATGGACAAACCATTCGTCGTGACGGCTTGTTTGTGCCAGAATCCTTGCAGGGACTGAATCCATCAGCATTAACTTCACAGTCCCGTGGTGGTCATACAGGTCAATAA